The genomic interval TTTAAAATTGAGTCCCACAATCATCCTTCAGCGGTTGAACCGTTCCAAGGTGCGGCAACGGGGGTAGGGGGCATTTTGCGGGATATCTTTACGATGGGGGCGCGTCCGATCGCCCTGCTCAATTCCCTCCGCTTTGGTTCCCTGGAAGACGCGCGCACCCGCCGTTTGTTTAGTGGTGTTGTCGCGGGAATTGCCCACTACGGGAATTGTGTTGGGGTACCCACCGTGGGCGGTGAAATTTACTTTGACCCCGCCTACTCCGGCAATCCCCTGGTGAACGTGATGGCGTTGGGCTTGATGGAAACCCCCGACATCGTTAAATCAGGGGCAAAAGGACTCGGCAATCCAGTTCTATATGTGGGTTCCACGACTGGACGGGATGGCATGGGGGGAGCCAGCTTCGCCAGTGCTGAGTTGAGTGATGAATCGGAGGCAGACCGTCCCGCTGTTCAAGTCGGTGACCCATTTTTGGAAAAATCTCTGATTGAAGCCTGCCTGGCAGCTTTCAAAACTGGGGCTGTCGTTGCAGCCCAGGATATGGGAGCCGCCGGAATCACCTGTTCCACCTCAGAAATGGCAGCCAAGGGGGGAGTTGGCATTGAACTGGATCTGGACCTGATACCCGTGCGGGAATCGGGCATGGTGCCCTACGAGTATCTGCTATCCGAGTCCCAGGAACGGATGCTATTTGTAGCCCACAAAGGACAAGAGCAGGAACTCATTGACATTTTTGAGCGCTGGGGGCTGCATGCCGTTGTTGCTGGGACGGTCATTGAAGAACCGATCGTTCGCATTCTGTTCAAAGGCGAAGTCGCCGCAGAAATCCCTGCAACAGCCCTATCTGACAACACCCCTATTTACTACCGGGAACTCCTTTCGGAACCACCTGAGTATGCTCGTCAAGCCTGGGCCTGGTCAGAAAAAACCCTTCCTGCCTGTACACCCGATGGCATTGAAGTTCAGGGGCGTATCCAATCCTGGAATGGAGGTACTGCTGCAATTGCTGGCGACTCCGACGATCGCCTCTAAGAATTGGGTCTACCGCCAGTACGACCACCAGGTGCAAAACAACACAGTTCTGCTTCCCGGTGGTGCAGATGCCGCGATCGTGCGCATTCGTCCAGTAGAAGTAACGAATGGGAAGGCAGAAGGCAGAAGGCAGAAGGCAGAAGGCAGAAGGCAGAAGGAGTCAGAATCAACTCAAAACTTAGAACTTAGAACTGAAAACTCTGCTCACCCCTCACCCCTTACCCCTCACCTCTCACCTCCAAAAGGTGTTGCCGCAACCGTTGACTGCAACCCTCGCTATGTCTATCTCAACCCCTTTGAGGGTGCGAAAGCAGCGGGTTGCTGAAGCTGCTCGTAACCTGAGTTGTGTGGGAGCCGACCCTCTGGCAATTACTGATAATCTCAACTTTGGTAGTCCCGAAAAACCCATCGGTTACTGGCAACTGGCAGAAGCCTGCCGGGGTTTAGCAAAAGCGTGTCGAGAGTTCGAAACACCCGTCACCGGGGGCAATGTCTCCCTCTACAACGAGACCCTAGATGCCAACGGTACGCCCCAGCCAATTTACCCAACGCCTGTGGTGGGAATGGTCGGACTCATTCCCGATTTAACTAAAATTTGTGGGCAGGGATGGCAGGCAGAGGGCGATCTGATTTATCTGCTGGGTTCCCGCCTGGAAGCACACAAGGAACACGCGATCGATCGGGTTGTCACCTTGGGCGGCTCGGAATACCTCTCAACCGTGCATGGGCTGGTTACAGGTCAACCTCCAGTTACTGACTTTGATTTAGAACGACGAGTCCAGGAAGCCTGCCGTACCGGCATCCGTCAGGGTTGGATACATTCTGCCCATGATTGTGCCGAAGGGGGGGTGGCAGTTGCTCTCGCAGAATGCTGCCTCAGTGGAGGTTTAGGCGCAGAAATTCAGATGCCAGTGAAGAGAGGGCAGAAGGCAGGCACCCCACACCTCTCACCCCCTCATCCCCTCACCCGTTGGGACTATCTCCTTTTTGCTGAGGGTGGAGCACGAATTTTAGTTTCAGTTGCGCGAGTCCGGCAGGAGATCTGGGAAGACTACCTGAAACAACATTTGGGGCACGACTGGCAAAGGTTAGGAAGCGTTTCCAGCCAGGATTCGGTGCTGCGAATCCAAACCGCTGATAACCATTCCTTAATCAACGTTAGGATGACAGAGATGGACGATCGCTGGCACCACTCAATTGCAAAGTATCTAGCGGGCTAATGCTGAATCCAGCTAATTCAGATCTCATCAAACCTGACGCACTTTCCGATGCTTCAAGCTGCTACCATGTAACAGTTAGTTAATGGAAAGATTAAAAGAATCTTAAAATTCAGGTTATTCTCTGAATTCTAACCAGCGGATAGGCAAGTCTTGATGACGATCGCCCCATCTCAGCTGGTACCGATTCTTTCTTAATTCTCGTCCCCGCCCCAAGTCTTTAATTCCTATCCCCCGATCTCCTTCGATCGCTTTCAATCCCCTCATCCTTCACCAGGAGATGACTGAAGCATGATTCCCGACCATTCTTTCCCTGTTGATCCCGTTTCCGCTCAGTCCAGCCCTTCAGCAATGGAGCCAACTTCTCTCCTTGATCGACCCGATAAACCAGAAGAAGCCTGTGGGGTTTTTGGGGTATATGCACCAGGGGAAGATGTGGCGAAGCTGACCTACTTTGGGCTATTTGCCCTTCAGCACCGGGGGCAGGAATCGGCAGGGATTGCCACTTTTGAAGGCGATCGAGTCCGTTTGCACAAGGAAATGGGATTGGTATCCCAGGTTTTTAGTGAATCAATTTTGAAGGAACTGCCGGGAGACCTGGCGATCGGTCACACCCGCTATTCCACCACAGGGTCCAGTCGGGTTGTGAATGCCCAACCCGCTGTAGTTGAAACCCGCTTAGGCCCTCTGGCACTGGCTCACAACGGAAATCTGGTTAACACCGTAGAGTTAAGAGAAGAACTGCTCCAGCGCAACTACAACTTGGTGACAACGACCGATTCTGAGATGATTGCATTGGCAATGTCAGAAGAAATTAACAATGGTAAAGGTTGGTTAGAAGGAGCCATTAGTGCGTTTCATCGGTGTCAGGGCGCGTTTAGCTTAGCGATCGCCACCCCAACCGGCATCATGGGTAGCCGCGACCCGAATGGCATTCGCCCCCTTGTGATTGGCACCCTACCCCAGGTCGATTCCAATACCCCCCTACGCTATGTTCTGTCCTCCGAAACCTGTGGTTTAGACATTATCGGAGCGGATTACCTGCGGGACGTGGAACCAGGGGAATTGGTTTGGATTACAGAAGAGGGGTTAGCCTCCTTCCACTGGTCTAAGAAATCCCAGCCCAAGCTGTGCATCTTCGAAATGATTTATTTTGCCCGTCCCGACAGTGTGATGGATGATGAGAGCCTTTATAGCTATCGGATGCGAATTGGGCGCAGATTAGCCGCAGAATCCCCTATAGAAGCAGATTTGGTGATTGCTGTACCCGACTCCGGCATTCCAGCCGCGATCGGCTACTCCCAGGCATCCGGCATCCCCTATGCAGAGGGGTTGATTAAAAACCGCTACGTCGGACGGACGTTTATTCAGCCGACTCAAACCATGCGTGAGTCAGGTATCCGAATGAAACTGAACCCCCTCAAGGATGTGTTAACCGGAAAGCGCATCATCATCGTAGATGACTCAATTGTGCGAGGGACTACCAGCCACAAAATTGTCAAAACCTTACGGGATGCGGGGGCGATCGAAGTTCATATGCGAATTTCTTCCCCACCGGGTTACCCATCCTTGCTTCTATGGAATTGATACAGACAGCCAGGATCAACTAATTGCAGCGACTAAATCCGTTGCAGACATCGCCGCTCAAATTGGTGTCGATTCCCTCAGTTACTTGAGTTGGCAGGGGATGCTGGAAGAAACCCGCAACGATCCCTCCCACTTCTGTTCGGCTTGCTTCACAGGCGATTACCCTGTGCCTGTACCAGAAATGGTGAGACGATCTAAGTTGAAGTTAGAAAAGCTGACAGCCCTGGAGAAGGTTTAGGGTGTGAGGGAAAGGATGAAGGATAAGAAGGACCAGATATTCAGTTATCAGTTTCCAGTGATCAACCAGTGGCTGTTCTCTGCTCTCTGACTAATAACTTAAAACTGATAACTTAAAACTGACAACTTAAAACCCAGAACTCCTTCCATGCCTCATTCAATATTGGCGACCCGAAAACCCATCGCGCATTCGTATTGATCGAATTGCTGTTCAGCGGATTTGCGAATCGCCTGCCCGCAACAAAGCTGCCCAGAACGCCAACGGGGCTGTCCGCTTTGATCGGCTAACAAACAGCCTTGACAAACCGTAATTGGGGAGATCAATTGATTGTCCGTGAGGATGACAAGCATGCGCACCTCCAGTGAACGCCCAATTCCCTGAATTCATTCTAAATCAGGAGCCTTGAAAGCATGATTGCTTGTACCACAGCTTAATATGTCCCCGCATTTGCCCGTAGTATTCGTTGAATCATTCGTTGCATCATTTTTAGGGAGAACCCCTTGAAGGAAAGGATAATCAGGGAGGGGAAGAGTGCAAAGTGCCCCCGTTTGTACCTTCTCGCTATCGATCCCTGCATCCCTACCCTTTTTTAGATAGGACTATCCATTTCTAGACTTTGCCTGAAGTTCATCAACGATCGCAGGAAGTTTATTCATCCCCCCTTCAAGCACTCTGAAACCAGAGTATGATCGTTGGTCTGGGTAAAAACCGTTGTCTGATATTGCGCTTTCTGAGGGGTTTACTGTTGTGACTCGAACAAACTTAGACTTTCTTGCCGAAACTGATCCCACGATCGCCGAAATCATCCAGCAGGAACTCCAGCGCCAGCGGGACCACCTGGAATTGATTGCCAGCGAAAATTTTACCTCCGCAGCCGTTTTGGCAGCCCAGGGGTCTGTTCTCACCAATAAATACGCGGAAGGACTACCTGGCAAGCGCTATTACGGTGGTTGTGAGTTTATTGACCGGGCAGAGCAACTGGCAATTGACCGAGCGAAGGAACTGTTTGGGGCAGCCCACGCAAACGTTCAGCCCCACTCTGGTGCCCAGGCAAACTTTGCCGTGTTCCTGGCATTGCTGAAGCCAGGCGACACGTTTATGGGCATGGATCTCTCCCACGGCGGGCACCTGACCCACGGTTCTCCAGTCAATGTCTCTGGTCTCTGGTTCAACAAGCAACACTACGGTGTGAGCCAGGAAACTGAGCAATTGGATTATGACCAGATCCGGGATCTGGTGTTACAACATCGCCCCAAATTGATTATTTGTGGCTACTCCGCCTACTCTCGAATTATTGAATTCGACAAGTTCCGGGCGATCGCCGATGAAGTCGGAGCCTATTTAATGGCAGACATTGCCCACATTGCCGGACTGGTTGCCAGTGGGCACCATCCGAATCCCATTCCCTATTGTGATGTGGTGACCACCACCACCCACAAAACCCTGCGGGGTCCCAGAGGGGGATTGATCTTGACCCGTGACCCTGAACTGGGTAAGAAATTTGACAAAGCAGTTTTTCCTGGCAGCCAGGGCGGCCCTCTGGAACATGTGATTACAGCAAAAGCGGTGGCCTTTGGGGAAGCGCTAAAGCCAGAGTTTAAAACCTACTCCGGTCAAGTGATCGAAAATGCCCGCGCTCTGGCAAATCAACTCCAGAAGCGGAACTTCAAAATTGTCTCGAATGGAACAGATAACCACCTGCTGCTGGTTGACTTGCGCTCGATCGGCATGACTGGAAAGCAGGCAGACCAACTCGTCAGCGGCGTCAATATTACGGCTAACAAAAACACCGTTCCCTTCGACCCGGAGTCACCTTTTGTGACCAGTGGTCTGCGATTAGGCTCCCCTGCCATGACGACCCGTGGCATGGGTACTGCCGAGTTTACCGAAATTGGCAACATTCTTGCTGATCGCCTGCTAAATCCTGATAACGAAGCGATCGCCCAAGAATGTAAACGTCGCGTTGCAGAGTTATGTACGCGCTTTCCCCTCTACTCCCATCTAACGATTCCTGTTCCAGCGATGGCATGAAGGGTGCCGGAAGTCTGCGCAAACAAATCTGCGTGAAAGACCGTTAACCGTTAATAGGAGTAATTAACCTGGAAGCCAGGGGGCAAGTATTCATTTGCCTTCTGGCTTTTGCTTACCAAACCGGAGAACGGAGTGCTAAGGACTGAAGCCGTGAGTATTCGCTTAGGTGCCTTTTTTAAAAGGTTTGCGAATAATGCGTTCCCGGTCTAGAATCTTGAATCTGAAATACTTAGGAACCTTCTGACTCTAAAAATCATCTCCCCCAGGTGTCAACAACCTTTCCTAATGAAGATGCTATAAACGCTACTCATGATTAGGGTTGAGACTACGGAGGTGGAAACAGCATATTCCTACGGTAAAAATGTTAACTTCATGAAAACATTACACTCAAACCCCCTATTCCTTAATAAAACTATCAGGATAGTTCCAATAACCCTGGAAAGAGTGGGTAGCGTTCTACCTCCTTCCTAAAGCAGCTCAAAATTTTCGAGAGCAACAATTTCTATTTTTTTTGCATCAATTAGCTCAAAAAAAGGCAGAATTGATTTCGATTAACAATTCTTTGCCGATACTCGCCTGAAATGTAGTACACTCTGCCTGACGTTTGTCCTCTAACCCCGCCCTGCTCAGATGATTTACCATCTGTATCACTTCATCGCATTTTTTGTCTCCGCCCTGGTTGTGCTCTGGACAACCCCTATTGTCAAAAAAATTGGACTCAAAGCTGGACTTGTAGACCCCCCTGGTGGACGTAAGATTCACAAGCGCCCAATGGTGCGTCTGGGAGGTGTTTCCATCTTTGCAGGTACCGTAATCGCCCTACTTCTGGTCTGGTGGACAGGGGGGTTTGGTACCCTTCCCCCCAGTAAAGAGTATGAGGTTTGGGGTGTCACGATCGGTGGCATCGCCTTTTTCCTAATTGGTTTTGCCGACGATCTGTTTACCCTCCCTGCCCTAAGCCGCTTGTTGATGCAAATCTTTGTTGCTGGTATGGCATGGCAAGCAGGCGTACAAATTAACTTTCTGACTATCCCCTTCGCTGGCATGGTGCAGTTGCAAGACTGGATCAGCCTGCCAATTACCATCATCTGGTTGGTGGGGATTGCTAATGCGATCAATATGATCGATGGGTTAGACGGTCTTGCTGCCGGAGTATCTGGCATCGCAGCAGTGGTGATGATGATTGTCTGTCTGTTTATGAATCAACCCGCTGCTGCCCTAATCGCCGCTGCCCTGGCGGGAGGAGCGTTAGGATTCTTACGCTACAACTTTAATCCAGCACAGATTTTTATGGGAGACGGGGGAGCCTATTTTATGGGCTTCACTCTGGCAGGTGTTGGCATTATTGGTCTGGTCAAGGGGGTGACTACCGTTGCCGTGTTGTTGCCCTACCTGATTCTGGCAGTCCCAATCCTAGATATTTCTTCCGTTGTAATCGATCG from Kovacikia minuta CCNUW1 carries:
- a CDS encoding glycosyltransferase family 4 protein, whose amino-acid sequence is MIYHLYHFIAFFVSALVVLWTTPIVKKIGLKAGLVDPPGGRKIHKRPMVRLGGVSIFAGTVIALLLVWWTGGFGTLPPSKEYEVWGVTIGGIAFFLIGFADDLFTLPALSRLLMQIFVAGMAWQAGVQINFLTIPFAGMVQLQDWISLPITIIWLVGIANAINMIDGLDGLAAGVSGIAAVVMMIVCLFMNQPAAALIAAALAGGALGFLRYNFNPAQIFMGDGGAYFMGFTLAGVGIIGLVKGVTTVAVLLPYLILAVPILDISSVVIDRLRRGKSPFAADKRHLHHRLLQAGLSQRLIVIFIYSLTLWVGSLALAISNMPSGWGYAIGATLLLSITSWQVWKTAKQA
- the purF gene encoding amidophosphoribosyltransferase, whose translation is MIPDHSFPVDPVSAQSSPSAMEPTSLLDRPDKPEEACGVFGVYAPGEDVAKLTYFGLFALQHRGQESAGIATFEGDRVRLHKEMGLVSQVFSESILKELPGDLAIGHTRYSTTGSSRVVNAQPAVVETRLGPLALAHNGNLVNTVELREELLQRNYNLVTTTDSEMIALAMSEEINNGKGWLEGAISAFHRCQGAFSLAIATPTGIMGSRDPNGIRPLVIGTLPQVDSNTPLRYVLSSETCGLDIIGADYLRDVEPGELVWITEEGLASFHWSKKSQPKLCIFEMIYFARPDSVMDDESLYSYRMRIGRRLAAESPIEADLVIAVPDSGIPAAIGYSQASGIPYAEGLIKNRYVGRTFIQPTQTMRESGIRMKLNPLKDVLTGKRIIIVDDSIVRGTTSHKIVKTLRDAGAIEVHMRISSPPGYPSLLLWN
- a CDS encoding AIR synthase-related protein codes for the protein MSISTPLRVRKQRVAEAARNLSCVGADPLAITDNLNFGSPEKPIGYWQLAEACRGLAKACREFETPVTGGNVSLYNETLDANGTPQPIYPTPVVGMVGLIPDLTKICGQGWQAEGDLIYLLGSRLEAHKEHAIDRVVTLGGSEYLSTVHGLVTGQPPVTDFDLERRVQEACRTGIRQGWIHSAHDCAEGGVAVALAECCLSGGLGAEIQMPVKRGQKAGTPHLSPPHPLTRWDYLLFAEGGARILVSVARVRQEIWEDYLKQHLGHDWQRLGSVSSQDSVLRIQTADNHSLINVRMTEMDDRWHHSIAKYLAG
- the glyA gene encoding serine hydroxymethyltransferase; translation: MSDIALSEGFTVVTRTNLDFLAETDPTIAEIIQQELQRQRDHLELIASENFTSAAVLAAQGSVLTNKYAEGLPGKRYYGGCEFIDRAEQLAIDRAKELFGAAHANVQPHSGAQANFAVFLALLKPGDTFMGMDLSHGGHLTHGSPVNVSGLWFNKQHYGVSQETEQLDYDQIRDLVLQHRPKLIICGYSAYSRIIEFDKFRAIADEVGAYLMADIAHIAGLVASGHHPNPIPYCDVVTTTTHKTLRGPRGGLILTRDPELGKKFDKAVFPGSQGGPLEHVITAKAVAFGEALKPEFKTYSGQVIENARALANQLQKRNFKIVSNGTDNHLLLVDLRSIGMTGKQADQLVSGVNITANKNTVPFDPESPFVTSGLRLGSPAMTTRGMGTAEFTEIGNILADRLLNPDNEAIAQECKRRVAELCTRFPLYSHLTIPVPAMA
- the purL gene encoding phosphoribosylformylglycinamidine synthase subunit PurL, giving the protein MTALPSAPFSPEEIAAEGIKPEEYEEIFRRLGRHPNRAELGMFGVMWSEHCCYKNSRPLLKQFPTEGARVLVGPGENAGVVDLGNGQRLAFKIESHNHPSAVEPFQGAATGVGGILRDIFTMGARPIALLNSLRFGSLEDARTRRLFSGVVAGIAHYGNCVGVPTVGGEIYFDPAYSGNPLVNVMALGLMETPDIVKSGAKGLGNPVLYVGSTTGRDGMGGASFASAELSDESEADRPAVQVGDPFLEKSLIEACLAAFKTGAVVAAQDMGAAGITCSTSEMAAKGGVGIELDLDLIPVRESGMVPYEYLLSESQERMLFVAHKGQEQELIDIFERWGLHAVVAGTVIEEPIVRILFKGEVAAEIPATALSDNTPIYYRELLSEPPEYARQAWAWSEKTLPACTPDGIEVQGRIQSWNGGTAAIAGDSDDRL